In Oryza brachyantha chromosome 2, ObraRS2, whole genome shotgun sequence, a single window of DNA contains:
- the LOC102702165 gene encoding gamma-glutamyl peptidase 2-like isoform X2 gives MTVAAAGGGGGRRYALLLALKDSEYARKVYGGYGNVFMAALGGGGERWDCFRVVDGEFPAAEELGLYDGFVVSGSPHDAYGDDRWILRLCSLLRTLHAMNKRLLGICFGHQVLCRALGGRVGKARGGWDIGVKKVTFVPGLQLFGDLEELPQSASIIEVHQDERSIGEEAQRTTEGGEPDREFWTSLCKGFLRGPSTPAIATPTVEIDVPSPEMTMSYSHVAGGHFAAAATVAL, from the exons atgacggtggcggcggcggggggcggcggcgggcggaggtacGCGCTGCTGCTGGCGCTGAAGGACTCGGAGTACGCCAGGAAGGTGTACGGCGGGTACGGCAACGTCTTCATGGccgcgctcggcggcggcggcgagaggtggGACTGCTTCCGCGTGGTCGACGGCGAGttcccggcggcggaggagctggGCCTGTACGATGGGTTCGTGGTGAGCGGCAGCCCGCACGACGCGTACGGCGACGACCGCTGGATCCTCCGCCTCTGCTCCCTCCTCCGGACGCTCCACGCCATGAACAAGCGCCTCCTCGGCATCTGCTTCGGCCACCAG GTATTGTGCCGAGCATTGGGTGGTAGGGTGGGAAAGGCACGTGGTGGATGGGACATTGGGGTGAAGAAGGTGACCTTTGTGCCTGGACTCCAGCTGTTTGGGGATCTAGAGGAACTTCCTCAGAGTGCCTCCATTATCGAAGTTCACCAGGATGAG AGAAGCATAGGCGAGGAGGCCCAGCGAACGACGGAGGGCGGCGAGCCGGACCGTGAGTTTTGGACGTCGTTGTGCAAGGGATTTTTGAGGGGACCGTCGACGCCCGCCATTGCTACGCCTACCGTCGAGATCGACGTGCCTTCGCCGGAGATGACCATGAGCTATAGCcatgtcgccggcggccacttcgccgccgccgccactgtcgCCTTGTAG
- the LOC102702165 gene encoding gamma-glutamyl peptidase 5-like isoform X1, translating to MTVAAAGGGGGRRYALLLALKDSEYARKVYGGYGNVFMAALGGGGERWDCFRVVDGEFPAAEELGLYDGFVVSGSPHDAYGDDRWILRLCSLLRTLHAMNKRLLGICFGHQVLCRALGGRVGKARGGWDIGVKKVTFVPGLQLFGDLEELPQSASIIEVHQDEVWEVPPRGRVLAYSEKTRVEMFGVGDHVLGIQGHPEYTTDILHSLIHRLVNDHTITRSIGEEAQRTTEGGEPDREFWTSLCKGFLRGPSTPAIATPTVEIDVPSPEMTMSYSHVAGGHFAAAATVAL from the exons atgacggtggcggcggcggggggcggcggcgggcggaggtacGCGCTGCTGCTGGCGCTGAAGGACTCGGAGTACGCCAGGAAGGTGTACGGCGGGTACGGCAACGTCTTCATGGccgcgctcggcggcggcggcgagaggtggGACTGCTTCCGCGTGGTCGACGGCGAGttcccggcggcggaggagctggGCCTGTACGATGGGTTCGTGGTGAGCGGCAGCCCGCACGACGCGTACGGCGACGACCGCTGGATCCTCCGCCTCTGCTCCCTCCTCCGGACGCTCCACGCCATGAACAAGCGCCTCCTCGGCATCTGCTTCGGCCACCAG GTATTGTGCCGAGCATTGGGTGGTAGGGTGGGAAAGGCACGTGGTGGATGGGACATTGGGGTGAAGAAGGTGACCTTTGTGCCTGGACTCCAGCTGTTTGGGGATCTAGAGGAACTTCCTCAGAGTGCCTCCATTATCGAAGTTCACCAGGATGAG GTTTGGGAGGTGCCACCGAGGGGTAGGGTGTTGGCCTACTCGGAGAAGACGAGAGTGGAGATGTTCGGCGTGGGAGACCATGTGCTGGGCATCCAGGGCCACCCGGAGTACACCACCGACATCCTCCACAGCCTCATCCACCGTCTTGTCAATGACCACACCATCACG AGAAGCATAGGCGAGGAGGCCCAGCGAACGACGGAGGGCGGCGAGCCGGACCGTGAGTTTTGGACGTCGTTGTGCAAGGGATTTTTGAGGGGACCGTCGACGCCCGCCATTGCTACGCCTACCGTCGAGATCGACGTGCCTTCGCCGGAGATGACCATGAGCTATAGCcatgtcgccggcggccacttcgccgccgccgccactgtcgCCTTGTAG
- the LOC102710845 gene encoding 5'-deoxynucleotidase HDDC2 → MGGTRALPLSSLLAAAAAKSPLPLLRRHHHHRLAASMSSSSSPSSPAPPAPASASSAIDFLTLCYRLKTTKRAGWVRRGVQGPESVADHMYRMGVMALVAADLPGVNRDRCVKMAIVHDIAEAIVGDITPSDGVPKEEKSRREKEALDHMCSLLGGGSRAEEIRELWMEYEQNATLEAKVVKDFDKVEMILQALEYEKEQGLDLEEFFQSTAGKFQTDVGKAWAAEVASRRK, encoded by the exons ATGGGTGGGACCCgcgcccttcctctctcttccctcctcgccgccgccgccgccaaatcccccctccccctcctccgccgccaccaccaccaccgcctcgccgcctccatgtcgtcctcctcctccccctcctcccccgctcccccggctccggcctccgcctcctccgccatcGACTTCCTCACGCTCTGCTACCGCCTCAAG ACGACGAAGAGGGCCGGGTGGGTGAGGCGCGGGGTGCAGGGGCCCGAGTCCGTCGCCGACCACATGTACCGCATGGGCGTCAtggcgctcgtcgccgccgacctgCCCGGCGTCAACCGCGACAG GTGCGTCAAGATGGCGATCGTGCACGACATAGCCGAAG CTATTGTTGGTGACATCACCCCTTCAGATGGTGTGCCGAAGGAAGAGAAGAGCCGCAGAGAGAAAGAAGCATTGGATCATATGTGCAGTTTGCTTGGTGGTGGTTCAAGAG CTGAAGAAATCCGTGAACTTTGGATGGAATATGAACAGAATGCCACTTTGGAAGCAAAGGTTGTGAAAGATTTTGACAAG GTTGAGATGATTCTTCAAGCACTGGAGTATGAAAAGG AGCAAGGGCTGGACCTAGAAGAGTTTTTCCAGTCAACAGCAG GGAAATTTCAGACGGACGTTGGAAAGGCATGGGCGGCAGAGGTCGCATCAAGAAGAAAGTGA